In one window of Eggerthella guodeyinii DNA:
- a CDS encoding EAL domain-containing protein, producing MAGAHAAGEEPEGSLLFLGLDEAEDAALRGVFEPERPIVSARTAAEARAALSGNAVAAIVYDPSLPGCDDCLAQLNGGHRLPLFAVAAEEDDELQVHALQTGADDVVLMPVKPELARARMKNALENRRHRFDPLTGLYREDTFESEAAARIAAQPAGTYLLACCDVDNFKAVNSQYGRTTGDFVLQQIGRIVTDFVDAYDGIACRVAADNFELLLPADTPALLPDLVSSLEGVFKGRNIHLKLQLSIGRYLIDDKGISISEMTNNALLAKRTVKGRYNVSVAYFDDEMRRRSIEEQRIIGHMDYALAEGQFEVWLQPQYNHETGAMTGAEALVRWRSPEQDAMIPPNAFVPVFERNGFIYELDKYVWEQVCKLLRRWLDEGKEPLPVSVNVSRIDVLQDDFYERITGLVEAYAVPTELLRLEITESAFSFDTALIISMVKRLQERGFTIEIDDFGSGYSSFNVLKDVPADVLKLDMMFLSGEDRTGRSGNIIESVVRMAKWIGVQIIAEGVETREQADFLSSIGCSIVQGYLYDRPLPLAAFEEKFDACQKASDANTFETIDVLDSSTFWSPASLESLIFNSYVGGACVAEFTEDGCEIIRANEKFRETLNTPLTLGELLKIDPLTCLSDEDAARLRDEVYEAARRGREVSGELAFSLVKTNPSRREHLRYRGRTIAQGRFRNEVYFLVENISEQKRALKQLEDLNESMERLMNDTPGGFGRAAVGADGSLVPTFTNDRFCQLLGMTRDEVAEAFASSAFALVHPDDLSELGVTVGRMTDENDVLSTRIRLRHKTRGYIPIQASFRVSTGSEGVKHINSYYTDATAATELEERRKELLDNLPCGAAIYRIGDGGISVLHVNKQFQNLVARSESQIYAQNALEAVHPDDRARIMEAIRDGADDERMMCDYRVLHGDGGYLAMHVVGKTEPQDDGSSLIYATCTPISDDELSVGVAHADQLKAERRAEDINEQLVFLNDISRFLLVSKNPDEAIQQALEKIREHFDGKRSYIFEFDRDKRESSNTYEVCAPDVVSEQANLQGIPFWRQSYIMDEFRQGRAVFIEDVSAPSAEAKEERDILKLQGIGSVLLVPLWSDGTLIGYAGVDDPRQSARHIGQLAALGDCIAAMLIRRDHVARMEQDNELMQRLMNDTPGGFVRMRMRPDGSAVPAFINDGFCQIMGMTHDEAMELYTEDAYAGVHPDDVAELTRAAAKAMEESAMFSARARFRHKERGYLPFQAFYRVTDEPDGSQCMNAYYVDMTPETELEERRKELLDNLPCGAIIFEIDADGAIHASHINKRYAEFVQRSGDDLRTRDAIQAIHPDDRDRMMRAIGEAVEHGRDTECDIRTLKGDGSYLAFHLVGRIVAKEARKTVMYTTYTPISEETRSLSVALADQRRAEQLAQETNEQLRLLSDVSRYLLMGDDPDEAIRSALGETAAYFDGDRAYVFELDEGRRLSSNTYEFCAPGATSEQERLQGVPFERQARTLGLLEGGASLYLDDTGDVPDFGIRERGVRSLVLVPLHSGGKLSGFLGVDNPRRNVAHIDHLGGLGDSVAAILQRRDSEEQILRDNRVMRDLMNDMPGGFVQQLVSPDGRTVPLFMNEEFCRMSGMSHDECFAYYGTDGFTGVHPDDNDMAKRELEKLIASRETITLRLRLFRGDGSYVPMQVFYRVTDDRDGNLLLSGYYTDLTDQLAVEERAMAEHDELTGLFNRTKLAHMKTDAYRDLASCGVLFFDVNHLKTVNDSEGHDQGDVLLRLVADGIASIADERVHGYRYGGDEFLVVACDGAEGELAGLVERWTARMRELADERQVAATAAVGSAWSEAPFTLNDLIRRADRAMYADKQRGKRDEG from the coding sequence ATGGCCGGCGCACACGCAGCAGGGGAAGAACCCGAGGGCTCGTTGCTCTTTCTCGGCCTCGACGAGGCCGAGGACGCGGCGCTGCGAGGCGTCTTCGAACCGGAGCGCCCCATCGTCTCCGCGCGCACCGCCGCCGAGGCGCGCGCCGCCCTGAGCGGCAACGCGGTGGCCGCGATCGTCTACGACCCCTCCCTGCCCGGATGCGACGACTGCCTCGCCCAGCTGAACGGCGGGCATCGCCTGCCGCTGTTCGCGGTGGCGGCCGAAGAGGACGACGAGCTGCAGGTGCACGCCCTCCAGACGGGAGCGGACGACGTCGTCCTCATGCCCGTGAAGCCGGAGCTCGCACGCGCCCGCATGAAGAACGCGCTCGAGAACCGCCGGCACCGCTTCGACCCGCTCACCGGCCTATACCGCGAGGACACCTTCGAGTCCGAGGCCGCGGCGCGCATCGCGGCGCAGCCGGCGGGCACCTACCTGCTAGCGTGTTGCGACGTGGACAACTTCAAGGCCGTGAACTCCCAGTACGGGCGCACGACCGGCGATTTCGTGCTGCAGCAGATCGGCCGCATCGTCACCGACTTCGTCGACGCCTACGACGGCATCGCCTGCCGCGTGGCGGCCGACAACTTCGAGCTGCTGCTGCCCGCCGACACGCCCGCGCTGCTGCCCGACCTCGTCTCGTCGCTGGAAGGCGTGTTCAAGGGACGGAACATCCACCTCAAGCTCCAGCTGAGCATCGGGCGCTACCTCATCGACGACAAGGGCATCTCGATCAGCGAGATGACGAACAACGCGCTGCTCGCGAAGCGCACGGTGAAGGGCCGCTACAACGTGTCGGTCGCCTACTTCGACGACGAGATGCGCCGCCGGTCCATCGAGGAGCAGCGCATCATCGGCCACATGGACTACGCGCTGGCCGAAGGGCAGTTCGAGGTGTGGCTGCAGCCCCAGTACAACCACGAGACCGGCGCCATGACAGGCGCCGAGGCCCTCGTGCGCTGGCGCAGCCCCGAGCAGGACGCCATGATCCCGCCGAACGCGTTCGTGCCCGTGTTCGAGCGCAACGGGTTCATCTACGAGCTGGACAAGTACGTCTGGGAGCAGGTGTGCAAGCTGCTGCGCCGCTGGCTCGACGAAGGGAAGGAGCCGCTGCCCGTCTCGGTGAACGTCTCGCGCATCGACGTGCTGCAGGACGATTTCTACGAACGCATCACCGGCCTCGTGGAAGCCTACGCCGTACCCACCGAGCTGCTGCGCCTCGAGATCACGGAGTCGGCGTTTTCGTTCGACACCGCGCTCATCATCTCGATGGTGAAGCGGCTGCAGGAGCGCGGGTTCACCATCGAGATCGACGATTTCGGCAGCGGCTACTCCTCCTTCAACGTGCTCAAGGACGTGCCCGCCGACGTGCTGAAGCTCGACATGATGTTCCTGTCCGGCGAGGACCGCACCGGGCGCAGCGGCAACATCATCGAGTCGGTCGTCCGCATGGCGAAGTGGATCGGCGTGCAGATCATCGCCGAAGGGGTGGAGACGAGGGAGCAGGCCGACTTCCTCAGCTCCATCGGCTGCTCGATCGTGCAAGGCTACCTCTACGACCGTCCCCTGCCCCTCGCGGCGTTCGAGGAGAAGTTCGACGCCTGCCAGAAGGCCAGCGACGCCAACACGTTCGAGACGATCGACGTGCTGGACAGCAGCACGTTTTGGAGCCCCGCATCGCTCGAGTCGCTCATCTTCAACAGCTACGTCGGCGGCGCGTGCGTCGCGGAGTTCACCGAGGACGGCTGCGAGATCATCCGCGCCAACGAGAAGTTCCGCGAGACGCTGAACACCCCGCTCACCCTCGGGGAGCTCCTCAAGATCGACCCACTCACCTGCCTGTCCGACGAGGATGCGGCGCGCTTGCGCGACGAGGTGTACGAAGCGGCGCGGCGCGGCCGGGAAGTGTCCGGCGAGCTGGCGTTCTCGTTGGTCAAGACGAATCCCTCGCGCCGGGAGCACCTGCGCTACCGCGGCCGCACCATCGCCCAAGGGCGCTTCAGGAACGAAGTGTACTTCCTCGTCGAGAACATCTCCGAGCAGAAGCGGGCGCTGAAGCAGCTCGAGGACCTGAACGAGTCCATGGAGCGCCTGATGAACGACACGCCGGGCGGCTTCGGCCGGGCGGCCGTCGGGGCGGACGGCTCGCTCGTGCCCACCTTCACGAACGATCGGTTCTGCCAGCTGCTGGGCATGACGCGCGACGAGGTGGCCGAGGCCTTCGCCTCCTCCGCGTTCGCGCTCGTACACCCCGACGACCTGTCCGAGCTCGGCGTGACGGTCGGGCGCATGACGGACGAGAACGACGTGCTGTCCACCCGCATACGCCTTCGCCACAAGACGCGCGGCTACATACCCATCCAGGCCTCGTTCCGCGTAAGCACCGGCAGCGAGGGCGTCAAGCACATCAACAGCTACTACACCGACGCCACGGCCGCGACCGAGCTGGAGGAGCGCCGCAAGGAGCTGCTGGACAACCTGCCGTGCGGCGCGGCCATCTACCGGATCGGCGACGGCGGCATCAGCGTCCTCCACGTGAACAAGCAGTTCCAGAACCTGGTCGCGCGCAGCGAGAGCCAGATCTACGCGCAGAACGCCCTCGAGGCCGTGCATCCGGACGACCGCGCGCGCATCATGGAAGCCATCCGCGACGGCGCCGACGACGAGCGGATGATGTGCGACTACCGCGTGCTGCACGGCGACGGCGGCTACCTCGCCATGCACGTCGTGGGCAAGACCGAGCCGCAGGACGACGGCTCCAGCCTCATCTACGCCACGTGCACGCCCATCAGCGACGACGAGCTTTCCGTGGGCGTCGCCCACGCCGATCAGCTCAAGGCCGAGCGGCGGGCCGAGGACATCAACGAGCAGCTCGTGTTCCTCAACGACATATCGCGGTTCCTGCTGGTCAGCAAGAACCCGGACGAAGCCATCCAGCAGGCGCTCGAGAAGATCCGCGAGCACTTCGACGGGAAGCGGTCGTACATCTTCGAGTTCGACCGCGACAAGCGCGAGTCGTCCAACACCTACGAGGTGTGCGCCCCCGACGTGGTCTCGGAGCAGGCGAACCTGCAGGGCATCCCCTTCTGGCGGCAAAGCTACATCATGGACGAGTTCCGCCAGGGGCGCGCCGTGTTCATCGAGGACGTGAGCGCGCCGTCGGCCGAGGCCAAGGAGGAGCGCGACATCCTCAAGCTCCAGGGCATCGGCAGCGTGCTGCTCGTCCCCCTGTGGAGCGACGGCACGCTCATCGGCTACGCGGGCGTCGACGACCCGCGGCAGAGCGCGCGCCACATCGGCCAGCTGGCGGCCCTCGGCGACTGCATCGCGGCGATGCTCATCCGCCGCGACCACGTCGCGCGCATGGAGCAGGACAACGAGCTGATGCAGCGCCTCATGAACGACACGCCGGGCGGCTTCGTGCGGATGAGGATGCGGCCCGACGGCAGCGCCGTGCCCGCGTTCATCAACGACGGGTTCTGCCAGATCATGGGCATGACCCACGACGAGGCCATGGAGCTGTACACCGAGGACGCGTACGCCGGCGTGCACCCCGACGACGTCGCCGAGCTCACGCGGGCGGCCGCGAAGGCCATGGAGGAGTCCGCGATGTTCTCGGCGCGCGCCCGCTTCCGGCACAAGGAGCGGGGGTACCTGCCGTTCCAGGCGTTCTACCGCGTCACCGACGAGCCCGACGGCTCCCAGTGCATGAACGCCTACTACGTGGACATGACCCCCGAGACCGAGCTGGAGGAGCGTCGCAAGGAGCTGCTGGACAACCTGCCGTGCGGCGCCATCATCTTCGAGATCGACGCCGACGGCGCCATCCACGCGTCCCACATCAACAAGCGCTACGCCGAGTTCGTGCAGCGCAGCGGCGACGATCTGCGCACCCGCGACGCCATCCAGGCGATCCACCCCGACGACCGCGACCGCATGATGCGCGCCATCGGCGAGGCCGTCGAACACGGGCGCGACACGGAATGCGACATCCGCACGCTCAAGGGCGACGGCAGCTACCTGGCATTCCACCTCGTGGGGCGCATCGTGGCGAAGGAAGCGCGCAAAACCGTCATGTACACCACCTACACGCCCATCAGCGAGGAGACGCGCTCGCTCAGCGTCGCCTTGGCCGACCAGCGCCGGGCCGAGCAGCTGGCGCAGGAGACGAACGAGCAGCTGCGCCTGCTGAGCGACGTGTCCCGCTACCTGCTGATGGGCGACGATCCCGACGAGGCCATCCGCTCGGCGCTCGGCGAGACGGCGGCGTACTTCGACGGGGACCGCGCCTACGTCTTCGAGCTGGACGAAGGGCGCCGGCTGTCGAGCAACACCTACGAGTTCTGCGCGCCGGGGGCGACGTCGGAGCAGGAGCGCCTGCAAGGCGTCCCCTTCGAGCGGCAGGCGCGCACGCTGGGCCTGCTGGAGGGCGGCGCGAGCCTGTACCTCGACGACACGGGCGACGTGCCCGACTTCGGCATCCGGGAGCGCGGCGTACGCAGCCTCGTCCTCGTGCCGCTGCACAGCGGAGGGAAGCTGAGCGGGTTCTTGGGCGTGGACAACCCGCGGCGCAACGTCGCGCACATCGACCACCTCGGCGGCCTCGGCGACTCCGTGGCCGCCATCCTGCAGCGCCGCGACAGCGAGGAGCAGATCCTGCGCGACAACCGCGTCATGCGCGACCTCATGAACGACATGCCCGGCGGCTTCGTGCAGCAGCTGGTGAGCCCCGACGGCAGGACCGTGCCGCTGTTCATGAACGAGGAGTTCTGCCGCATGAGCGGCATGAGCCACGACGAGTGCTTCGCGTACTACGGCACGGACGGCTTCACCGGGGTCCATCCCGACGACAACGATATGGCGAAGCGCGAGCTGGAGAAGCTCATCGCCTCCCGCGAGACCATCACGCTGCGCCTGCGCCTGTTCCGCGGCGACGGCAGCTACGTGCCCATGCAGGTGTTCTACCGGGTGACCGACGACCGCGACGGCAACCTGCTGCTGAGCGGCTACTACACCGACCTGACCGACCAGCTGGCCGTGGAGGAGCGCGCGATGGCCGAGCACGACGAGCTGACCGGGCTGTTCAACCGCACGAAGCTGGCGCACATGAAAACCGACGCGTACCGCGACCTCGCGTCGTGCGGCGTGCTGTTCTTCGACGTGAACCACCTCAAGACGGTGAACGACAGCGAGGGCCACGACCAGGGCGACGTGCTGCTGCGCCTCGTGGCCGACGGCATCGCCTCGATCGCCGACGAGCGCGTGCACGGCTACCGCTACGGCGGCGACGAGTTCCTCGTGGTGGCCTGCGACGGCGCGGAAGGCGAGCTGGCGGGGCTGGTGGAACGCTGGACGGCGCGCATGCGCGAGCTGGCCGACGAGCGCCAGGTGGCGGCCACCGCCGCCGTGGGCAGCGCCTGGAGCGAGGCGCCGTTCACCCTCAACGACCTCATCCGCCGCGCCGACCGCGCCATGTACGCCGACAAGCAGCGCGGCAAGCGGGACGAGGGGTAG
- a CDS encoding excinuclease ABC subunit UvrA yields MEPIAHTHAPAPDRIQVRGARVHNLKNVDVDIPLGRLVGIAGVSGSGKSSLALGVLYAEGSRRYLEALSTYTRRRLTQAEHASVDEVLYVPAALALHQRPSVPGVRSTFGTSTELLNSLRLLFSRTGSHVCPNGHRVPPTLNVAAERPITCPVCGVEFYGPGAEELAFNSDGACPECDGTGIVRTVDEASLVPDESLTIDEGAVVPWSTLMWDLMKQVAAEMGVRTDVPFNQLTPEERDIVFHGPAEKKHILYKAKKTDAFAELDFTYFNAVYTVENALAKVKDEKGLRRVARFLKQGTCPVCHGTRLSEQARKPQVAGINLAQASEMTLEELVAWADAVPGGLPPEMRRMAASIVESFQHTARRLVDLGLGYLALDRAGSTLSTGERQRVQLARAVRNRTTGVLYVLDEPSIGLHPSNIDGLIEVMRDLIADGNSVVMVDHDAHILRAADWLVEMGPGAGADGGRVVAQGSLAEVETNPDSLIGGFLSGAETVRVRERIPADEVFARGRIELATGALHTVKPLETAIPRGRLTAVTGVSGSGKTTLVLESLIPALAANASGSALPSHVKRVEAAGIERANLIDATPIGSNVRSTVATYAGVHDELRRAFARTPEAKAAGLKAGDFSYNTGKLRCPVCDGTGSISLDVQFLPDVDIVCPACGGSRYAPEADLVHRPGAGCDDPGCTLPQLMSMTVDEARTPASDLKKVRARLDTLHDLGLGYLTLGEATPALSGGEAQRLKLASEMGRTQDDAVFVFDEPTIGLHPLDVRTLLRVFENLVAHGATVVVIEHDLDVIANADYVVDLGPGGGESGGRIVAVGTPAEIAENPESITGRYLA; encoded by the coding sequence ATGGAACCCATCGCGCACACCCACGCGCCCGCGCCCGATCGCATCCAGGTGCGCGGCGCGCGCGTGCACAATCTGAAGAACGTCGACGTGGACATCCCGCTCGGCCGCCTCGTGGGCATCGCGGGCGTGTCGGGGTCGGGCAAGTCGTCGCTCGCCCTCGGCGTGCTGTACGCCGAGGGGTCGCGCCGCTACCTCGAGGCGCTGTCCACCTACACGCGCCGGCGCCTCACGCAGGCGGAACACGCCTCGGTGGACGAGGTGCTCTACGTGCCCGCCGCCCTCGCGCTGCACCAGCGCCCGAGCGTCCCCGGCGTGCGCAGCACCTTCGGCACCTCCACCGAGCTGCTGAACAGCCTCCGCCTGCTGTTCTCGCGCACGGGCAGCCACGTGTGCCCCAACGGCCACCGCGTGCCGCCTACGCTCAACGTGGCCGCCGAGCGGCCCATCACGTGCCCCGTCTGCGGCGTGGAGTTCTACGGCCCCGGCGCCGAGGAGCTGGCCTTCAACAGCGACGGGGCCTGCCCCGAGTGCGACGGCACGGGCATCGTGCGCACCGTGGACGAGGCGTCGCTCGTGCCCGACGAGAGCCTCACCATCGACGAGGGCGCCGTCGTGCCGTGGAGCACGCTCATGTGGGACCTCATGAAGCAGGTTGCGGCCGAGATGGGCGTGCGCACCGACGTCCCGTTCAACCAGCTCACGCCCGAGGAGCGCGACATCGTGTTCCACGGCCCTGCCGAGAAGAAGCACATCCTGTACAAGGCGAAGAAGACCGACGCCTTCGCCGAGCTGGACTTCACCTACTTCAACGCCGTCTACACCGTGGAGAACGCGCTGGCGAAGGTGAAGGACGAGAAGGGCTTGCGCCGCGTGGCCCGCTTCCTCAAGCAGGGCACCTGCCCCGTCTGCCACGGCACGCGCCTGTCCGAGCAGGCGCGCAAACCGCAGGTGGCGGGCATCAACCTGGCGCAAGCGTCGGAGATGACCCTCGAGGAGCTGGTCGCATGGGCAGACGCCGTGCCCGGCGGCCTCCCGCCCGAGATGCGGCGCATGGCGGCGAGCATCGTCGAGTCGTTCCAGCACACGGCGCGCCGCCTCGTCGACCTGGGGCTGGGCTACCTCGCGCTCGACCGCGCGGGCTCGACGCTGTCCACCGGCGAGCGCCAGCGCGTGCAGCTGGCCCGCGCCGTGCGCAACCGCACCACCGGCGTGCTGTACGTGCTGGACGAGCCGTCCATCGGCCTGCATCCGTCCAACATCGACGGGCTCATCGAGGTCATGCGCGACCTCATCGCCGACGGCAACTCCGTGGTCATGGTGGACCACGACGCGCACATCCTGCGGGCGGCGGACTGGCTGGTGGAGATGGGCCCGGGCGCGGGCGCCGACGGCGGGCGCGTCGTCGCGCAGGGGTCGCTGGCCGAGGTGGAGACGAACCCCGACTCGCTCATCGGCGGCTTCCTGTCGGGCGCGGAAACCGTGCGCGTGCGCGAGCGCATCCCCGCAGACGAGGTGTTCGCCCGCGGCCGCATCGAGCTGGCCACCGGCGCGCTGCACACCGTGAAGCCGCTCGAGACGGCCATCCCGCGCGGCCGCCTGACCGCCGTCACCGGCGTGTCCGGCTCGGGCAAGACGACGCTCGTGCTGGAGAGCCTCATCCCGGCGCTGGCGGCGAACGCGAGCGGCAGCGCGCTCCCCTCCCACGTGAAGCGCGTCGAGGCCGCGGGCATCGAGCGGGCGAACCTCATCGACGCCACGCCCATCGGCTCGAACGTGCGCTCCACCGTGGCCACCTACGCCGGCGTGCACGACGAGCTGCGCCGCGCCTTCGCGCGCACGCCCGAGGCGAAGGCGGCCGGGTTGAAGGCGGGCGACTTCTCCTACAACACCGGAAAGCTGCGCTGCCCCGTCTGCGACGGCACGGGCTCCATCAGCCTGGACGTGCAATTCCTGCCCGACGTGGACATCGTCTGCCCCGCGTGCGGCGGCTCGCGTTACGCGCCCGAGGCCGATCTCGTCCATCGGCCGGGCGCCGGTTGCGACGACCCCGGCTGCACGCTGCCCCAGCTCATGTCCATGACGGTGGACGAGGCGCGCACGCCCGCGTCCGACCTGAAGAAGGTGCGCGCCCGCCTGGACACGCTGCACGACCTGGGGCTGGGCTATCTCACCCTCGGCGAGGCCACGCCGGCGCTGTCGGGCGGCGAGGCGCAGCGCCTCAAGCTGGCCAGCGAGATGGGGCGCACGCAGGACGACGCCGTGTTCGTGTTCGACGAGCCCACCATCGGCCTGCACCCGCTCGACGTGCGCACCCTGCTGCGCGTGTTCGAGAACCTCGTCGCCCACGGCGCCACCGTGGTGGTCATCGAGCACGACCTCGACGTCATCGCGAACGCCGACTACGTGGTGGACCTCGGCCCCGGCGGCGGCGAGTCCGGCGGCCGCATAGTCGCCGTCGGCACCCCCGCCGAGATAGCCGAGAACCCCGAAAGCATCACCGGGAGGTACCTGGCATGA
- a CDS encoding DUF3089 domain-containing protein, with product MKKIAPVIALLALTLIVAAGCAAPPSDADLSAPPQQGDSIEPSDYADEGNWLHVAAQPDKPVDVFYLYPTAWTRQEGEPYVAAIDNRSMREGAPRNLVSQASAYEDAGNVFAPYYRQLDATYLLPLSQDEQKSYVYGVPYTDVVAAFDYYLEHFNDGRPFILAGHSQGSEMIKCLLIEYMQEHPDVYGRMVAAYVVGYSVTQQDLDDNPHLKFAEGPDDTGVIVSYNTEAPEIGGASPVALPGSVAINPLSWTRTDEPAAAGLNLGSRFYDEAGGYEDVEGLADATVNLERGTVMCTTVDVDEFSFPEEMAALFPKGVFHASDYPFYYHNLRDNAVLRAQSYLG from the coding sequence ATGAAGAAGATCGCGCCCGTCATCGCATTGCTCGCCCTCACGCTGATCGTCGCCGCAGGATGCGCGGCACCGCCAAGCGACGCCGACCTCTCCGCGCCGCCGCAGCAGGGCGACTCCATCGAGCCCTCCGACTACGCCGACGAAGGCAACTGGCTGCACGTCGCCGCGCAACCCGACAAGCCGGTGGACGTCTTCTACCTCTACCCCACTGCGTGGACCCGCCAAGAAGGCGAGCCGTACGTGGCCGCGATCGACAACCGAAGCATGCGCGAGGGGGCGCCCCGCAACCTCGTCTCCCAGGCTTCGGCCTACGAGGACGCCGGCAACGTGTTCGCACCCTACTACCGCCAGCTCGACGCGACGTACCTGCTCCCCCTGTCGCAGGACGAGCAGAAGTCCTACGTGTACGGCGTGCCCTACACCGACGTGGTTGCAGCCTTCGACTACTACCTCGAGCACTTCAACGATGGGCGCCCCTTCATACTGGCCGGGCATTCGCAGGGCTCCGAGATGATCAAATGCCTGCTCATCGAGTACATGCAAGAGCACCCCGACGTCTACGGGCGGATGGTGGCCGCCTACGTCGTCGGCTACTCGGTCACCCAGCAAGACCTCGACGACAACCCCCACTTGAAGTTCGCCGAGGGGCCGGACGACACAGGGGTTATCGTCTCCTACAACACGGAGGCGCCGGAAATCGGGGGCGCGAGCCCGGTCGCCCTGCCCGGATCGGTGGCCATCAACCCCTTGTCGTGGACGCGCACCGACGAGCCCGCTGCCGCCGGCCTGAACCTCGGGTCGCGCTTCTACGACGAAGCGGGAGGCTACGAGGACGTGGAGGGCCTCGCCGACGCGACGGTCAACCTCGAGCGAGGCACCGTCATGTGCACCACGGTTGACGTCGACGAGTTCAGCTTCCCCGAGGAGATGGCCGCCCTATTCCCCAAGGGCGTGTTCCACGCGAGCGACTACCCCTTCTACTACCACAACCTGCGGGACAACGCGGTTCTGCGCGCGCAGAGCTATCTCGGATAA
- a CDS encoding aminotransferase class I/II-fold pyridoxal phosphate-dependent enzyme, with protein MREIKKSTKLDNVLYDVRGPVVEEAERMEEAGARILKLNIGNPAPFDFRAPEEMVFDMSRQLAECEGYSSAKGLFSARKAIMQYAQLKHIEGVDIDDVYTGNGVSELINLSMLALLDNGDEVLVPSPDYPLWTACVTLAGGTPVHYVCDEQAEWYPDMDDIRAKVTSRTKALVIINPNNPTGSLYPREVLQELVDIAREHNLIIFSDEIYDRIVMDGLEHVSIASMAPDVFCVTFSGLSKSHMVAGYRIGWMVLSGDKARARDYILGVNMLCNMRMCSNVPAQSIVQTALGGHQSVQGYIVPGGRVYEQREYVYNALNDIPGVTAVKPKAGFYIFPKLDVKKFNIVDDEKFALDLLHEKRLLVVHGGGFNWKKPDHFRVVYLPRIEVLGDAMRDLGDFLSRYRQA; from the coding sequence ATGCGCGAGATCAAGAAGTCGACGAAGCTGGACAACGTGTTGTACGACGTGCGCGGGCCCGTGGTGGAGGAGGCCGAGCGCATGGAGGAGGCCGGCGCGCGCATCCTGAAGCTCAACATCGGCAACCCGGCGCCGTTCGATTTCCGCGCGCCCGAGGAGATGGTGTTCGACATGAGCCGCCAGCTGGCCGAGTGCGAGGGCTACTCGTCGGCGAAGGGCCTGTTCTCGGCGCGCAAGGCCATCATGCAGTACGCGCAGCTCAAGCACATCGAGGGCGTCGACATCGACGACGTGTACACCGGCAACGGCGTGAGCGAGCTCATCAACCTCAGCATGCTCGCGCTGCTCGACAACGGCGACGAGGTGCTCGTGCCCTCGCCCGACTACCCGCTGTGGACGGCCTGCGTGACGCTGGCCGGCGGCACGCCCGTGCACTACGTGTGCGACGAGCAGGCGGAATGGTACCCCGACATGGACGACATCCGAGCCAAGGTGACGAGCCGCACGAAGGCCCTCGTCATCATCAACCCCAACAACCCCACCGGCTCGCTCTACCCGCGCGAGGTGCTCCAAGAGCTCGTCGACATCGCGCGCGAGCACAACCTCATCATCTTCTCCGACGAGATCTACGACCGCATCGTCATGGACGGCCTCGAGCACGTCTCCATCGCCTCGATGGCGCCCGACGTGTTCTGCGTCACGTTCAGCGGCCTGTCGAAGTCGCACATGGTGGCGGGCTACCGCATCGGCTGGATGGTGCTGTCGGGCGACAAGGCGCGGGCGCGCGACTACATCCTCGGCGTCAACATGCTGTGCAACATGCGCATGTGCTCGAACGTGCCGGCGCAGTCCATCGTGCAGACGGCGCTCGGCGGCCACCAGAGCGTGCAGGGCTACATCGTGCCGGGCGGCCGCGTGTACGAGCAGCGGGAGTACGTGTACAACGCGCTCAACGACATCCCCGGCGTCACCGCGGTCAAGCCCAAGGCGGGCTTCTACATCTTCCCGAAGCTCGACGTGAAGAAGTTCAACATCGTGGACGACGAGAAGTTCGCGCTCGACCTGCTGCACGAGAAGCGCCTGCTCGTGGTGCACGGCGGCGGCTTCAACTGGAAGAAACCCGACCACTTCCGCGTGGTGTACCTGCCGCGCATCGAGGTGCTCGGCGACGCCATGCGCGATCTCGGCGACTTCCTGAGCCGCTACCGCCAGGCGTAG
- a CDS encoding GNAT family N-acetyltransferase, translating to MRPETASSNPLNTPDLETERLRLRRFDEEDLDDLFAIYADEATNTFLPWFPVKSLEEARAVFEERYASVYRQPRGYAYAVCLKDGGAPIGYVHASLGESHDLGYGLRSSFWHQGIATEACAVVLERLRADGVPFVTATHDVQNPRSGEVMKRLGMSYRYTYEEQWQPKNRTVMFRLYQLDLDGNDARTYLRYWNDALARFVEPSV from the coding sequence ATGAGGCCCGAAACCGCATCCTCGAACCCGCTCAACACGCCCGACCTGGAAACGGAGCGGCTTCGCCTGAGGCGCTTTGACGAGGAGGATCTCGACGACCTCTTCGCCATCTACGCCGACGAGGCGACGAACACCTTCCTCCCCTGGTTCCCCGTGAAGTCGCTGGAGGAGGCGCGCGCGGTGTTCGAGGAACGCTACGCGAGCGTCTATCGGCAGCCCCGCGGCTATGCCTATGCCGTCTGCCTGAAAGACGGCGGCGCGCCCATCGGTTACGTGCATGCCAGCTTGGGCGAAAGCCACGACCTCGGCTACGGCCTGCGCTCCTCATTCTGGCACCAGGGCATCGCCACCGAAGCGTGCGCCGTCGTCCTCGAGCGGCTGCGAGCCGACGGCGTGCCCTTCGTCACCGCCACGCATGACGTGCAGAACCCGCGCAGCGGCGAAGTGATGAAGCGCCTCGGCATGAGCTACCGCTACACCTACGAAGAGCAATGGCAGCCGAAGAACCGCACGGTGATGTTCAGGCTCTACCAGCTCGACCTCGACGGCAACGACGCCCGCACGTATCTGCGCTACTGGAACGACGCCCTCGCTCGCTTCGTGGAGCCGAGCGTCTGA